The Gillisia sp. Hel_I_86 genome has a segment encoding these proteins:
- a CDS encoding glycosyltransferase family 2 protein, translated as MDKLVSVVIPCYNDGAYIEKAVQSILGQTYSNREIIIIDDGSDQKTKEVLKRLNEKAHLLIYQENKGPSGARNRGIMAANGEYILTLDADDYFEPTFIQKAAAVLDNYPKVGLVSCHAHLFIGNTIRGEIISSGGEAKGLLIKNGALASSLFRKKIWQDVHGYDEKMEKGYEDWDFNISITKAGWKIYILKEHLFHYRLKEKSRNHFADLSFKYDLLAYIYIKHKDIFINNYEDNIINLFSRIDKSEKEKRKIKNTFTYKFGATALQPFKFIARKINEGSNTEK; from the coding sequence ATGGATAAATTAGTTTCCGTAGTAATTCCCTGTTATAACGATGGTGCTTATATCGAAAAAGCAGTTCAATCTATCTTAGGCCAAACTTACTCCAACAGAGAAATAATCATAATTGATGATGGATCTGATCAAAAAACCAAAGAGGTCTTAAAAAGGCTAAATGAAAAAGCTCATCTTTTAATTTATCAGGAAAACAAAGGTCCTAGTGGTGCAAGGAACAGGGGAATCATGGCTGCAAATGGAGAATATATACTCACTTTGGATGCGGATGATTATTTTGAACCCACTTTTATTCAAAAGGCGGCAGCCGTTTTAGATAATTATCCAAAAGTTGGGTTGGTAAGTTGCCATGCTCACCTCTTTATTGGAAATACAATACGTGGTGAGATTATTTCCAGTGGTGGCGAGGCAAAAGGCCTTTTAATTAAGAATGGAGCGCTTGCAAGTTCATTATTCAGGAAAAAAATTTGGCAGGATGTTCATGGGTATGATGAAAAAATGGAAAAGGGTTATGAGGATTGGGATTTTAATATTTCAATCACTAAAGCAGGATGGAAGATTTACATTTTAAAAGAGCACCTATTCCATTATCGTTTAAAAGAAAAATCACGAAATCATTTTGCAGACCTTTCTTTTAAATATGATCTTCTCGCCTATATTTATATAAAGCATAAGGATATCTTCATTAATAATTATGAGGATAATATTATTAATCTTTTTTCCAGAATTGATAAATCAGAAAAAGAAAAAAGAAAAATAAAAAATACTTTCACCTATAAATTTGGTGCTACTGCTCTCCAACCCTTTAAATTTATTGCAAGAAAAATCAATGAAGGCTCTAACACAGAAAAATAA
- a CDS encoding glycosyltransferase has product MKLLISTPYLSVVGGTEIETLTTAQELANSGKFKQVEIFCPYKPNHPIYLDLASNPKIKFSTYPSFFKNENVKKINKAFRITFNLKTSFLENAYWFLKRLKGFDYVYIFAMTSQKYYLPLLNNFKGNKCLLKFTIVYKEEIPEWKKQFLRPLKRIVVSNILHQKFLSISLQSDNVIVQDLIIANEKKLLQTETTRKFTFGMLCRFSKEKRIEQAIRLIERLNSNGKNATLIIQGKGDEEYFDQLNELIISLHLNQFIKLIKMNIPPAQTHLFYKNISFFLITSEFETGPLTGLEAMAAGIPVLSYNVGAMQTRFKDHDFLIVNKFDEMFEMAQQLIELKKIEYKTLSNSIRQTYISQCSNTPKVEKLEDLFFQK; this is encoded by the coding sequence ATGAAATTATTAATAAGCACCCCTTATCTCTCTGTAGTGGGAGGAACCGAGATAGAAACCTTAACAACCGCCCAGGAACTTGCAAATTCTGGCAAGTTTAAACAAGTTGAAATATTTTGTCCATATAAGCCTAACCATCCAATTTATTTAGACCTCGCTTCCAACCCCAAGATAAAGTTTAGTACTTATCCTTCTTTCTTTAAAAATGAAAATGTAAAAAAAATCAACAAGGCTTTTAGGATCACATTTAATTTAAAAACTTCATTTCTTGAAAATGCGTATTGGTTTTTAAAACGTTTAAAAGGATTTGATTATGTTTACATTTTTGCAATGACTTCTCAAAAATACTACTTGCCCTTGCTTAATAATTTTAAAGGAAATAAATGCCTGCTCAAATTTACTATAGTTTACAAAGAAGAAATTCCGGAGTGGAAAAAACAATTTTTAAGGCCTTTGAAAAGAATTGTTGTATCTAATATTCTCCATCAAAAGTTTTTATCTATCAGTTTACAGAGCGATAATGTGATTGTTCAGGATTTGATTATAGCTAATGAAAAAAAACTTTTGCAAACTGAAACCACTAGAAAATTTACTTTTGGAATGCTTTGCCGGTTTTCAAAAGAGAAAAGGATTGAACAAGCTATAAGACTGATAGAAAGGCTAAATTCCAATGGGAAAAATGCTACTTTAATAATCCAAGGGAAAGGAGATGAAGAATATTTTGATCAGTTGAACGAGTTGATAATTTCTCTTCATTTAAACCAATTTATTAAGTTAATTAAGATGAACATCCCCCCCGCCCAAACTCATTTGTTTTATAAAAATATTTCCTTCTTCCTTATAACTTCTGAGTTTGAAACAGGACCATTAACAGGTCTGGAAGCCATGGCAGCAGGCATTCCCGTTTTATCTTATAATGTTGGAGCTATGCAAACAAGATTTAAGGATCATGACTTTCTAATTGTGAATAAATTTGATGAAATGTTTGAAATGGCACAACAATTAATAGAATTGAAAAAAATAGAATATAAAACACTTTCAAATTCCATACGACAAACGTATATTTCCCAATGCTCCAATACCCCTAAAGTAGAAAAATTAGAGGATCTTTTTTTTCAAAAATAA
- a CDS encoding glycosyltransferase family 2 protein, producing the protein MPEKPLISFITVNLNDVEGLKRTMFSIFGQIWQKFEYIVIDGGSIDGSREFIESHSNKIDYWVSEKDSGIYNAMNKGIKAANGEYLLFLNSGDHLFGNQVLSKNIHELGFFDLVYFNIQIINKNNVHIISYPSHLRFTDLFYGTLCHQCVFIKKTLFAEISLYDENLKIVSDWKFLILALFKFNCSYKKVDNLLSTYYSDGISADNQNEQIIMEERQRVLKKYFENFFYEMDELNELRSTIKNLKGSKKINLLIKFGLLNKF; encoded by the coding sequence ATGCCTGAAAAGCCACTAATTTCATTTATAACGGTAAACCTAAATGATGTTGAAGGTCTCAAAAGGACAATGTTCAGTATTTTTGGGCAAATCTGGCAGAAATTTGAATATATAGTTATCGATGGAGGTTCCATAGATGGGAGCAGGGAATTTATTGAAAGCCATAGTAATAAAATTGACTATTGGGTAAGTGAAAAGGATTCCGGGATTTACAATGCGATGAACAAGGGAATAAAAGCAGCCAATGGCGAGTATTTGTTGTTTTTGAACAGTGGGGATCATTTATTTGGTAATCAAGTACTATCTAAAAATATCCATGAATTAGGATTTTTCGATTTAGTATATTTTAATATCCAGATTATAAATAAAAACAATGTACACATAATCTCATATCCTAGTCATCTACGTTTTACAGATCTATTTTATGGTACTTTATGCCACCAATGTGTTTTTATAAAAAAGACTTTATTTGCTGAAATTTCTTTATATGATGAAAATTTAAAGATAGTGTCAGACTGGAAATTTTTGATTTTAGCACTTTTTAAATTTAATTGTAGTTATAAAAAAGTTGATAACCTTCTTAGTACTTATTATTCGGATGGGATCAGTGCAGATAATCAAAATGAACAGATAATTATGGAGGAAAGGCAACGAGTTTTAAAAAAATACTTTGAAAATTTTTTTTATGAAATGGATGAGTTAAACGAACTAAGAAGTACAATTAAAAATTTAAAAGGATCTAAGAAGATTAATTTATTAATAAAGTTTGGTTTATTAAATAAATTTTAA
- a CDS encoding GDP-L-fucose synthase family protein, whose product MEKDSKIYVAGHTGMVGSALVRKLEKEGYSNLVKKASKELDLKNQQAVIAFFEEEKPEYVFLTAAKVGGIEANNKYRAQFLYENLMIQNNMIHQSYLHKVKKLLFLASSCIYPKLAPQPIKESYLLTGELEPTNEPYAIAKIAGVKMCENYNRQYGCNFISVMPTNLYGPNDNYDLNTAHVSPALLRKFHEAKICHEKTGYHEPVELWGTGTPLREFLHVDDLAEACFHLMQTYQGNISVNIGTGKDISIHDLALLIKDIVGYEGKLIWNNEKPDGTPRKLLDVSLSHSLDWKHTIGLEEGIKDVYKHKFMKQNA is encoded by the coding sequence ATGGAGAAAGATTCTAAAATATACGTTGCAGGTCATACTGGAATGGTGGGTTCTGCACTTGTAAGGAAATTGGAAAAGGAAGGATATTCAAATCTCGTAAAGAAAGCATCTAAAGAACTCGATCTTAAAAATCAACAGGCAGTTATTGCGTTTTTTGAAGAGGAAAAACCCGAATATGTTTTCTTAACTGCTGCCAAGGTTGGGGGGATAGAAGCCAACAATAAATATAGAGCCCAGTTTTTATATGAGAATTTGATGATCCAGAACAATATGATCCATCAAAGTTATTTGCACAAGGTTAAAAAATTGTTGTTTTTGGCATCATCGTGTATTTACCCAAAACTGGCCCCACAACCCATTAAAGAATCTTATTTGCTAACAGGGGAACTCGAACCCACCAATGAGCCTTATGCCATTGCGAAGATAGCTGGAGTAAAAATGTGTGAAAATTACAATAGGCAATATGGGTGTAATTTCATCTCTGTAATGCCCACCAATTTATATGGACCCAATGATAATTACGATTTAAATACTGCTCATGTTTCACCTGCCTTGCTGCGCAAATTTCATGAAGCAAAGATTTGCCATGAAAAAACAGGTTACCATGAGCCTGTGGAACTGTGGGGAACAGGCACTCCTTTGCGGGAATTTTTGCATGTAGATGATCTAGCGGAAGCCTGCTTTCATTTAATGCAAACGTATCAAGGAAATATAAGTGTGAATATTGGAACAGGGAAAGATATATCTATTCATGACCTAGCTTTACTAATAAAGGATATTGTTGGTTATGAAGGAAAGTTGATATGGAATAATGAAAAGCCGGATGGAACCCCAAGAAAGTTACTTGATGTAAGTTTGAGCCATAGTTTGGATTGGAAACATACGATCGGGTTGGAAGAGGGGATAAAAGACGTGTATAAGCATAAATTTATGAAACAAAATGCCTGA
- a CDS encoding glycosyltransferase encodes MKILIVNTYDKGGAANSCIRLYKGLIKNGVKTSLLLQKKTKNLPSAEIAKPLQLKITKLQKAKKGLKKVLKELNLYSNPPLKETPFVWKRASKLEMFSYPASNFDIMQTSAYKEADIVNLHWVANFLDYKSFFKNNKKPVVWTLHDMNPFSGGEHYTELFSGLDEEGYPIKRLITGFEKQEFEKVVQIKKNALEYFKNLTIVAPSHWLANEARNSEVFKGMDVQCIPYGLDPQIFAPRDKAFSRKLLNIPQDKVMILFVADSTSIPRKGFEFLKRAIKQIKMENLILCAIGSKNAELESDNDIIELGSIKDERLMSVAYSAADIFVIPSIMDNLPNTVLESLMCGTPVIGFPVGGIPDMIEPGKNGLLTKEISANALVETLTEFLNDPEKFDSKKIRKEALAKYDHKIQAERYHKLFKNILENNDKI; translated from the coding sequence ATGAAAATCTTAATTGTAAATACCTACGATAAAGGAGGAGCTGCAAATTCCTGTATTAGATTATATAAAGGATTAATTAAGAACGGGGTAAAAACAAGTTTACTTTTACAGAAGAAAACGAAAAATCTTCCATCAGCAGAAATTGCCAAACCACTGCAGCTTAAAATCACTAAACTTCAAAAAGCAAAGAAGGGCTTAAAAAAGGTTTTAAAAGAGCTTAATTTGTATTCTAACCCTCCTCTAAAAGAAACCCCTTTTGTTTGGAAAAGAGCTTCTAAATTGGAAATGTTTAGTTATCCTGCGTCCAATTTTGATATCATGCAAACATCAGCTTACAAAGAGGCCGATATTGTAAACCTTCATTGGGTAGCAAATTTCCTGGATTATAAAAGTTTTTTTAAAAACAACAAAAAACCTGTTGTATGGACCCTCCATGATATGAATCCGTTTTCTGGAGGGGAACATTATACCGAACTTTTTTCAGGGTTGGATGAAGAAGGTTATCCAATAAAAAGATTAATTACCGGTTTCGAAAAACAAGAATTTGAAAAAGTTGTTCAAATTAAAAAAAATGCTTTAGAATATTTTAAAAATTTAACAATTGTGGCGCCTTCCCATTGGTTGGCAAATGAGGCTAGAAATAGCGAAGTCTTTAAGGGGATGGATGTACAATGTATTCCGTATGGTTTAGATCCCCAAATATTTGCGCCCAGGGATAAAGCATTTTCCAGAAAATTATTGAATATTCCCCAAGATAAAGTAATGATTTTGTTTGTTGCAGATTCAACAAGCATCCCTCGTAAAGGTTTTGAGTTTCTTAAGAGAGCCATTAAACAAATTAAGATGGAAAATTTAATTTTATGTGCTATTGGAAGTAAAAACGCTGAACTTGAGTCTGACAATGATATTATAGAATTAGGATCTATTAAAGACGAAAGATTAATGAGCGTTGCCTACTCTGCAGCCGATATTTTTGTAATTCCTTCTATTATGGATAATTTGCCAAACACGGTTTTAGAATCATTAATGTGTGGCACCCCTGTAATTGGTTTCCCTGTTGGTGGCATTCCAGATATGATAGAACCCGGAAAAAATGGCTTATTAACCAAAGAAATAAGCGCTAATGCGTTGGTAGAAACTTTAACCGAATTTTTAAATGATCCTGAAAAGTTTGATAGTAAAAAAATCAGAAAGGAGGCACTAGCTAAATACGATCATAAAATTCAGGCGGAGAGGTACCACAAATTGTTTAAGAATATTCTTGAAAATAACGATAAAATCTAA
- a CDS encoding class I SAM-dependent methyltransferase produces the protein MKFLNLGCGNSYHKDWTNIDFTSSSEYVIEHNLLKGIPLNDASMEVVYHSHVLEHFSKKDGEELMKECNRVLKKNGIMRVAVPDLETIAIEYLRNLNLAIEGGNDARHNYEWIKLELFDQMVRNKSGGEMGKYLHQAFIPNEEYVFNRIGLEGKNIREAFLSEQNKERPVGNKSLYRPSRKKKVKKLIKRYIFWLLKKVKLQEPIPEAEIVYTGNFRLSGEIHQWMYDRYSLTELLKKVGFADIRICNAFESRIKDWEKYKLDVVNKEIRKPDSLFIEGRKL, from the coding sequence ATGAAGTTTTTAAATTTAGGATGTGGGAATAGCTATCATAAAGATTGGACTAATATAGATTTCACCTCTAGCAGTGAATATGTAATAGAGCATAATTTATTAAAGGGAATTCCCCTGAATGACGCTTCTATGGAGGTGGTATACCATTCCCATGTTTTAGAACATTTTTCAAAAAAGGATGGAGAGGAACTAATGAAAGAATGTAATCGGGTTTTGAAAAAGAATGGTATTATGAGGGTTGCAGTCCCAGATTTGGAAACCATAGCAATAGAATATTTACGCAATTTAAATTTGGCAATTGAAGGAGGTAATGATGCTAGACATAATTATGAATGGATAAAGCTAGAATTGTTTGACCAAATGGTAAGAAATAAATCTGGCGGTGAAATGGGGAAATATCTTCATCAAGCTTTTATACCAAATGAAGAATATGTCTTTAATAGGATTGGGTTAGAAGGAAAAAATATCAGGGAAGCCTTTTTATCCGAACAAAATAAGGAAAGGCCAGTTGGAAATAAATCTTTATATAGACCTTCCAGAAAGAAGAAGGTTAAGAAACTTATCAAACGATATATATTTTGGTTGCTAAAAAAAGTTAAACTTCAGGAACCTATTCCTGAAGCAGAAATAGTATATACCGGTAACTTTAGATTATCTGGCGAAATTCATCAGTGGATGTATGACCGTTATTCACTAACAGAACTCTTAAAAAAAGTTGGTTTTGCAGATATTAGAATATGTAATGCTTTTGAAAGCAGAATTAAAGATTGGGAGAAATATAAACTAGATGTAGTTAATAAGGAAATTAGAAAACCCGATTCTTTATTTATTGAGGGAAGAAAATTATGA